In Miscanthus floridulus cultivar M001 chromosome 5, ASM1932011v1, whole genome shotgun sequence, one genomic interval encodes:
- the LOC136452082 gene encoding uncharacterized protein — translation MGNLVSQCVGNGVGARPVVVRPDGSRTTVEENTGVAELMIDAPGHVVVGATDVARERRVRAMAADELLRAGVVYLLVPAGRACARLGDREVEAIGRLASGKKSSRKSRPAGGKRVFPDVNGEDNATEGEGKEAVCAGKRARDHGLGPRQWRPALDTIYEA, via the coding sequence ATGGGCAACCTCGTCTCGCAGTGCGTCGGGAACGGTGTCGGCGCGCGGCCTGTGGTCGTCAGGCCGGACGGCAGCCGGACGACGGTGGAGGAGAACACCGGGGTCGCAGAGCTGATGATCGACGCGCCGGGGCACGTGGTGGTTGGCGCCACGGACGTGGCGAGGGAGCGGCGGGTGCGGGCCATGGCGGCCGACGAGCTCCTGCGCGCTGGCGTGGTGTACCTCCTCGTCCCCGCCGGCCGGGCCTGTGCGCGGCTGGGCGACCGTGAGGTCGAGGCCATCGGGAGGCTGGCCTCCGGGAAGAAGAGCTCGAGGAAGAGCAGGCCCGCCGGCGGCAAGAGGGTCTTTCCGGACGTCAACGGCGAGGACAACGCGACTGAAGGTGAAGGAAAGGAGGCTGTGTGTGCCGGTAAACGGGCCCGCGATCATGGACTTGGGCCCAGGCAATGGAGGCCCGCCCTGGATACCATCTACGAGGCCTAG